A genome region from Terriglobales bacterium includes the following:
- a CDS encoding molybdenum cofactor biosynthesis protein MoaE: PANQDEPFVRIQRERIVPHDIVPKHERPEDGAIVLFDGIVRNHSRGRETKYLEYEAYEPMALKQLRQLAAQARQKFAIRNVALVHRLGRLEIGESSVLIAVYSAHRAAAFEACRWLIDTLKTTVPIWKKEHFADGAVWSDGEPFPESIPTAGKTAK, translated from the coding sequence CCCGCAAACCAGGACGAGCCGTTCGTGCGCATCCAGCGCGAGCGCATCGTGCCGCATGACATCGTGCCGAAGCACGAGCGGCCGGAGGACGGCGCCATCGTGCTGTTCGACGGCATCGTGCGCAACCACTCGCGCGGCCGCGAGACGAAGTATCTGGAATACGAAGCCTACGAGCCGATGGCGCTGAAGCAGCTGCGGCAGCTCGCCGCCCAAGCGCGGCAGAAGTTTGCCATCCGGAACGTCGCGCTGGTGCACCGGCTGGGGCGGCTGGAGATCGGCGAATCGAGCGTGCTGATCGCGGTCTATTCGGCGCACCGCGCGGCGGCATTCGAGGCGTGCCGCTGGCTCATCGACACGCTGAAGACGACCGTGCCCATCTGGAAGAAGGAGCACTTCGCCGACGGCGCGGTGTGGTCCGACGGCGAGCCCTTCCCGGAGAGCATCCCGACCGCGGGCAAGACGGCGAAATGA
- a CDS encoding VWA domain-containing protein has protein sequence MKTPRKVIVVLLACAALAAAQEPQAPAVWTPGMEEKKQQGEDLQTFKVDVKLVNVYVTAVDENGAPVAGLVKENFRVTEDGVPQEVRVFAKESELPLSIVVAVDASLSVRTNLKLEVESARRFIHSILRKQDALALYQFDAEVRELVRFTSDLRAIDRGIDRVRVGSATALYDAVYLGSEALAKRQGRKVLVVITDGGDTMSQVSYGEALRAAQQSEAILYAIVIVPVEASAGRNTGGEHALIQMTTDTGGKYYYAKGFPDLDRVFGEIGEQLRTQYLLGYYPKPRMSDSDFRRLEVTLAPAAGGPPAAELEKISARHRTGYYTSKMK, from the coding sequence ATGAAGACCCCGCGAAAAGTGATTGTCGTGCTGCTGGCGTGCGCCGCCCTGGCCGCCGCGCAGGAACCGCAAGCGCCTGCCGTGTGGACGCCCGGCATGGAGGAGAAGAAGCAGCAGGGCGAAGACCTGCAGACGTTCAAGGTGGACGTGAAGCTGGTGAACGTCTACGTGACCGCGGTCGACGAGAACGGCGCCCCGGTCGCCGGGCTGGTGAAAGAGAATTTCCGGGTCACCGAAGACGGCGTGCCGCAGGAGGTCCGCGTCTTCGCGAAGGAGTCGGAGCTGCCGCTGTCGATCGTGGTGGCGGTGGACGCGAGCCTCTCGGTGCGCACCAACCTCAAGCTCGAGGTCGAGTCGGCGCGGCGATTCATCCACTCCATCCTGCGCAAGCAGGACGCGCTCGCGCTCTACCAGTTCGACGCCGAGGTGCGCGAGCTGGTGCGGTTCACGTCGGACCTGCGGGCCATCGACCGTGGGATCGACCGCGTGCGCGTTGGCTCGGCGACCGCGCTCTACGACGCCGTCTACCTCGGGAGCGAGGCGCTCGCGAAGCGCCAGGGGCGCAAGGTGCTGGTCGTGATCACCGACGGCGGCGACACCATGAGCCAGGTGAGCTACGGCGAGGCGCTGCGCGCGGCGCAGCAGTCGGAGGCCATCCTGTACGCCATCGTGATCGTGCCGGTGGAGGCGAGCGCGGGGCGCAACACCGGCGGGGAGCACGCGCTCATCCAGATGACCACCGACACGGGCGGCAAGTATTACTACGCGAAAGGGTTCCCGGACCTCGACCGCGTGTTCGGCGAGATCGGCGAGCAGCTGCGCACGCAGTACCTGCTGGGCTATTACCCGAAGCCGCGCATGAGCGATTCCGATTTCCGCCGGCTCGAGGTGACGCTGGCGCCGGCGGCGGGCGGACCTCCGGCGGCGGAGCTGGAAAAGATCAGCGCGCGCCACCGCACCGGCTACTACACGTCGAAGATGAAGTAG
- a CDS encoding RNA chaperone Hfq, with product MSFRDRNPNPLTRNTNKAKMPPPDETGQEAQYLKALGEKQTPVAVKLMDGEVVRGWIEYYDQRMIRLTREGAPNLFIFKHDISYISEDTGRRR from the coding sequence ATGAGTTTCCGCGATCGCAACCCGAACCCGCTGACGCGCAACACCAACAAGGCCAAGATGCCGCCGCCGGACGAGACCGGCCAGGAGGCGCAGTACCTGAAAGCGCTGGGCGAGAAGCAGACGCCCGTCGCCGTCAAGCTGATGGATGGGGAAGTGGTGCGCGGCTGGATCGAGTACTACGACCAGCGGATGATCCGGCTCACGCGCGAGGGCGCGCCGAATCTCTTCATCTTCAAGCACGATATCAGCTACATCTCTGAGGACACCGGGCGCCGGCGGTAG
- a CDS encoding inositol monophosphatase family protein, protein MPSEFLLFMEQVAREAGALLMRHFRARVAIEYKGDADLVTVADRESETLIVGRLRKQFPQHNILGEEGTRSESGSEFRWYIDPLDGTTNFAHGFPVFCVSIALEHEGRRIAGVLYDPTRDELFAAEKGSGATLNGNAIHVSKVAKLNEALVATGFPSHKRHKNPNIHFYHQITLRTHGVRRAGSAALDLASVACGRVDGFWEFNLNPWDTAAGVLLVEEAGGKVTDLSGGAFDIASREVCASNGVLHPALLAEFQAILEGRVEGMPSATEYAQQRGKR, encoded by the coding sequence ATGCCTTCTGAGTTCCTTCTCTTCATGGAGCAGGTGGCGCGCGAGGCCGGCGCGCTGCTGATGCGCCACTTCCGCGCGCGCGTCGCGATCGAGTACAAAGGCGACGCCGACCTGGTGACGGTCGCCGACCGCGAGTCGGAGACGCTCATCGTCGGGCGCCTCCGCAAACAGTTTCCCCAGCACAACATCCTGGGCGAGGAAGGCACGCGCAGCGAGAGCGGCAGCGAGTTCCGGTGGTACATCGATCCGCTCGACGGAACCACGAACTTCGCGCACGGCTTTCCGGTGTTCTGCGTCTCGATCGCGCTGGAACACGAAGGCCGGCGCATCGCCGGGGTGCTCTACGACCCGACGCGCGACGAGCTGTTCGCCGCCGAGAAGGGAAGTGGCGCGACACTCAACGGCAACGCCATCCACGTCTCGAAGGTGGCGAAGCTGAACGAGGCGCTGGTGGCGACCGGGTTCCCCAGCCACAAGCGGCACAAGAACCCGAACATCCACTTCTACCACCAGATCACGCTGCGGACGCACGGCGTGCGCCGCGCGGGGTCGGCGGCGCTCGACCTGGCGTCGGTGGCGTGCGGCCGCGTCGACGGCTTCTGGGAGTTCAACCTCAACCCGTGGGACACGGCTGCGGGCGTGCTGCTGGTGGAGGAAGCCGGCGGGAAGGTCACGGACCTCTCGGGCGGGGCGTTCGATATCGCCAGCCGCGAGGTGTGCGCGTCCAATGGAGTGTTGCACCCGGCCCTGCTCGCCGAGTTCCAGGCCATCTTGGAAGGGCGGGTGGAAGGGATGCCGAGCGCGACCGAGTACGCGCAACAGAGGGGGAAGCGATGA